The following proteins come from a genomic window of Pseudomonas sp. J452:
- a CDS encoding ComF family protein: MRCQPHRDNQVYIWAKNKQFCLLCAEPSESALPLCSPCESELPWLGGHCAVCAVPLPDSGLVCGACLKRPPAFERVEAPWRYAFPIDSLITRFKHQARWPLGRLLADLLSHHLRHAFAEGLPRPDLLLPVPLAGKRLRQRGFNQAEMLTDWLGASLALPTQKHWLQRPQDTAHQQDLDAAARLRNLRRAFALEANAEVQGKHLAVIDDVLTTGATAEAIARLLRKAGAARVDIYCLARTPKPGDY, from the coding sequence ATGCGCTGTCAACCACACCGAGACAACCAGGTTTACATCTGGGCAAAAAACAAACAATTCTGCCTGCTCTGCGCCGAACCCAGTGAGTCGGCACTGCCGCTGTGCAGCCCCTGCGAAAGCGAACTGCCCTGGCTGGGCGGGCATTGCGCGGTCTGCGCCGTACCCTTGCCGGACAGCGGGCTGGTCTGCGGCGCCTGCCTCAAGCGACCACCGGCTTTCGAACGAGTGGAAGCGCCTTGGCGCTATGCCTTCCCGATCGACAGCCTGATCACCCGCTTCAAGCACCAGGCACGTTGGCCATTGGGACGTCTGCTGGCCGACCTGCTGTCACATCACCTGCGACACGCCTTCGCCGAAGGCCTGCCGCGCCCCGACCTGTTGCTACCGGTGCCATTGGCCGGCAAGCGCTTGCGCCAGCGCGGTTTCAACCAGGCCGAGATGCTCACCGACTGGCTCGGTGCCAGCCTCGCCCTGCCCACGCAGAAGCACTGGCTGCAGCGCCCGCAGGACACCGCCCACCAGCAGGATCTGGATGCCGCCGCGCGCCTGCGCAACCTGCGCCGCGCCTTTGCCCTGGAGGCCAATGCAGAGGTGCAGGGCAAGCATCTGGCCGTGATCGACGACGTACTGACCACCGGCGCCACCGCCGAGGCCATCGCCCGCTTGCTGCGCAAGGCCGGCGCAGCGCGGGTGGATATCTACTGCCTGGCACGTACGCCCAAGCCGGGCGACTACTGA
- a CDS encoding putative metalloprotease CJM1_0395 family protein has translation MQIGSATPYVAPSPSSLPARSLSSADSVAPSSPELNRSNQSPVTSTPATGADEQASLREEADSPGNGENAKPSAREAEQLRQEQLQVAELASRDREVRAHEQAHAAVGGAYAGAPSYSYKRGPDGKSYVVSGEVSIDVSPIPNDPQATLRKMEVVQRAALAPAEPSSQDRSVAAQAQAQAAQARSDLAQLQREEAVAASEERRLRAEEREQELQYEEKEEKPVQQPAISAPSLDLYRGLSQLQSPEPTVDLLA, from the coding sequence ATGCAGATCGGCAGCGCTACGCCTTATGTCGCGCCTTCGCCGTCATCCTTGCCGGCACGCTCCCTGTCGTCCGCTGATTCCGTTGCCCCGTCTTCCCCTGAACTCAATCGCAGCAATCAATCTCCTGTCACGTCCACCCCGGCGACGGGCGCGGATGAGCAGGCTTCTTTGCGCGAGGAAGCCGACAGCCCTGGCAATGGCGAGAACGCCAAACCTTCTGCGCGTGAAGCCGAGCAGTTGCGGCAAGAGCAGCTGCAAGTCGCCGAGCTGGCCAGCCGTGACCGTGAAGTGCGCGCCCATGAACAGGCCCATGCGGCCGTAGGGGGCGCCTATGCGGGCGCCCCCTCCTATAGCTACAAGCGCGGCCCGGATGGCAAGTCTTATGTGGTGAGTGGCGAAGTCAGCATCGATGTCAGCCCGATCCCCAATGATCCGCAAGCCACCCTGCGCAAAATGGAAGTGGTGCAGCGCGCGGCGCTGGCGCCGGCTGAACCGTCCTCCCAGGATCGTAGTGTCGCGGCGCAAGCCCAGGCCCAGGCCGCCCAGGCACGCAGCGATCTGGCCCAGCTACAACGTGAAGAGGCCGTTGCTGCCAGCGAGGAACGGCGCTTGCGTGCCGAAGAGCGCGAGCAGGAACTGCAATACGAGGAGAAAGAAGAGAAACCCGTGCAGCAGCCTGCGATATCTGCGCCTAGTCTTGATCTGTATCGGGGACTCAGCCAGTTGCAGAGCCCCGAGCCGACGGTCGATCTGCTTGCCTGA
- the bioD gene encoding dethiobiotin synthase: MKQAYFVTGTDTEVGKTTIAAGLLHAARLAGLSTAAAKPVASGCERTSDGLRNSDALALLGECTLPLSYAQVNPLAFAPAIAPHLAAREAGVALTLEALTVPVQQVLAQGADFTLVEGAGGWRVPLAGQASLSDLPIALGLPVILVVGVRLGCINHALLTAEAIARDGLTLAGWVANIVEPQTARLEENLATLAERLPAPCLGQVPRLAQASPAAVAAYLQVDLLEMPA, encoded by the coding sequence ATGAAGCAGGCTTACTTTGTCACCGGCACCGACACTGAAGTCGGCAAGACCACCATCGCCGCCGGCCTGTTGCATGCCGCGCGTTTGGCCGGGCTGAGTACGGCGGCTGCCAAGCCAGTGGCCTCGGGCTGCGAGCGCACCAGCGATGGGCTGCGTAACAGCGATGCACTGGCCCTGCTCGGCGAATGCACGCTGCCGCTCAGCTACGCCCAGGTCAATCCGCTGGCCTTCGCCCCGGCCATTGCCCCGCACTTGGCGGCGCGCGAGGCGGGTGTGGCGCTGACGCTCGAAGCGCTGACTGTTCCGGTGCAGCAGGTGCTCGCCCAGGGCGCCGATTTCACCCTGGTCGAAGGTGCGGGTGGCTGGCGCGTACCGCTGGCCGGGCAGGCGAGCCTGTCCGACCTGCCGATTGCCCTGGGTCTGCCGGTGATCCTGGTGGTCGGCGTGCGTCTCGGCTGCATCAACCATGCGCTGCTCACCGCCGAGGCGATTGCCCGCGATGGCCTGACCCTGGCCGGCTGGGTGGCGAATATTGTCGAGCCGCAGACCGCGCGCCTGGAAGAAAACCTGGCGACCCTCGCCGAGCGCCTGCCTGCGCCGTGTCTGGGGCAGGTGCCGCGTCTGGCGCAGGCCAGCCCGGCGGCGGTGGCGGCGTATCTGCAAGTGGACTTGCTGGAGATGCCGGCATAA
- a CDS encoding glycine cleavage system protein R, whose protein sequence is MNHLVLTVIAPDQPGLVERIAQCIAGHGGNWLESRMSRMAGQFAGILRVAVPAEGYDELVESLQALNAQGIRVLVAESGIEPSCTWKPILLDLVGNDRPGIVRDITRLLAEQGVNLESLTTEVAPAPMSSEPLFHAEAVLAVPLTLSLDVLRDKLENLADDLMVELNLRVDP, encoded by the coding sequence ATGAATCATCTGGTACTCACGGTAATCGCCCCGGACCAGCCGGGCCTGGTCGAGCGCATCGCCCAGTGCATCGCCGGCCATGGCGGCAACTGGCTGGAGAGCCGCATGTCGCGCATGGCCGGGCAGTTCGCCGGCATCCTGCGCGTGGCTGTACCGGCGGAAGGCTACGACGAACTGGTCGAGTCGCTGCAGGCCCTGAATGCCCAGGGCATCCGCGTGCTGGTGGCGGAAAGCGGCATCGAGCCGTCCTGCACCTGGAAACCGATCCTCCTCGACCTGGTCGGTAACGACCGCCCCGGCATCGTCCGCGACATCACCCGCCTGCTGGCCGAGCAGGGCGTCAACCTGGAAAGCCTGACCACCGAAGTGGCGCCCGCGCCGATGAGCAGCGAACCGCTGTTTCACGCCGAAGCGGTGCTCGCGGTACCGCTGACGCTGTCGCTGGATGTGCTGCGCGACAAGCTGGAAAACCTCGCCGATGACCTGATGGTGGAGCTGAATCTGCGCGTCGACCCATGA
- the bioF gene encoding 8-amino-7-oxononanoate synthase → MPFDLAARLAERHAAHLYRQRPLLDSPQGPLVQVDGRQLLAFCSNDYLGLANHPEVIRALQQGAAKWGVGGGASHLVIGHSTPHHQLEEALAEFTGRPRALLFSTGYMANLAAVTALVGQGDTVLEDRLNHASLLDAGLLSGARFSRYLHNDAVSLSNRLRKAGGNTLVVTDGVFSMDGDLADLPNLCAEAKASNAWVMVDDAHGFGPLGASGGGIVEHFGLGLDDVQVLVGTLGKGFGTAGAFVAGSEELIETLIQFARPYIYTTSQPPAVACATLKSLELLRTEGWRREHLNKLVARFRQGAAEIGLSLMDSPTPIQPILVGDSERALKLSALLKERGLLVGAIRPPTVPVGSARLRVTLSAAHSEAQLEQLLDSLAECWPQVRDDA, encoded by the coding sequence ATGCCTTTCGATCTAGCTGCTCGCCTCGCCGAACGCCACGCTGCGCATCTCTATCGCCAGCGGCCCTTGCTGGACAGCCCGCAAGGGCCGTTGGTGCAGGTCGACGGCCGCCAGCTGCTGGCCTTCTGCTCCAACGACTATTTGGGCCTGGCCAATCACCCCGAGGTAATTCGCGCCTTGCAGCAGGGGGCGGCCAAGTGGGGCGTTGGCGGCGGCGCCTCGCACCTGGTGATCGGCCACAGTACGCCGCACCATCAGCTGGAAGAGGCCCTTGCCGAGTTCACCGGCCGCCCGCGCGCGCTGCTGTTCTCCACCGGCTATATGGCCAACCTGGCGGCGGTGACGGCGCTGGTCGGGCAGGGCGATACGGTGCTGGAAGACCGTCTCAACCACGCCTCGCTGCTGGATGCCGGCCTGCTCTCCGGGGCGCGCTTCTCGCGCTACCTGCACAACGATGCAGTCAGCCTGAGCAACCGTCTGCGCAAGGCCGGGGGCAACACTCTGGTGGTCACCGACGGGGTGTTCAGCATGGATGGCGACCTGGCCGATCTGCCCAACCTCTGCGCGGAGGCCAAGGCCAGCAACGCCTGGGTGATGGTCGACGATGCCCACGGCTTCGGCCCCCTGGGCGCCAGCGGTGGCGGCATAGTCGAACACTTCGGCCTGGGCTTGGACGATGTGCAGGTGCTGGTCGGCACCCTGGGCAAGGGGTTCGGCACGGCCGGGGCTTTCGTCGCCGGCAGCGAGGAGCTGATCGAGACGCTGATCCAGTTCGCCCGTCCCTACATCTACACCACCAGCCAACCGCCGGCGGTGGCCTGCGCCACCCTGAAGAGCCTGGAACTGCTGCGCACGGAAGGCTGGCGCCGCGAGCACCTGAACAAACTGGTCGCGCGCTTCCGTCAGGGCGCGGCCGAGATCGGCCTGAGCCTGATGGACAGCCCGACGCCGATCCAGCCGATCCTGGTCGGTGACAGCGAGCGCGCGCTGAAATTATCTGCATTATTGAAAGAACGCGGCCTGCTGGTCGGCGCCATTCGTCCACCGACGGTGCCGGTGGGCAGCGCGCGCCTGCGCGTGACCCTGTCTGCCGCGCACAGCGAGGCGCAGCTGGAACAACTGCTCGACTCGCTGGCCGAGTGCTGGCCGCAGGTACGCGACGATGCGTGA
- a CDS encoding alpha/beta fold hydrolase: MREQLILLPGWGLGSLPLEVLVEALRGLAPQLQVVIEPLPELASGEPRDWLLELDERLPEHTWLGGWSLGGMLASELAALRGERCRGLLTLASNPCFVAGGDWPHGMPEATFNAFVDACRQDPRATRKRFSLLCSQGAETARDLARQLLAGAPQLAPEVLLAGLEVLGNFDGRSAIQRFAGPQLHLLAGADALVPAEVAGDLLALQPDIEVGLIEDVSHAFVLERPHEVAAAILAFLSEGGDD; the protein is encoded by the coding sequence ATGCGTGAACAACTGATTCTGCTACCCGGCTGGGGCCTCGGCAGTCTGCCCCTGGAAGTGCTGGTTGAGGCCCTGCGCGGCCTGGCCCCGCAACTGCAGGTGGTGATCGAGCCGCTGCCCGAACTGGCCAGCGGCGAGCCGCGCGACTGGCTGCTGGAGCTGGACGAGCGTTTGCCCGAGCACACCTGGCTGGGCGGCTGGTCGCTGGGCGGCATGCTTGCCAGCGAGCTGGCGGCGCTGCGCGGCGAGCGCTGCCGCGGCCTGCTGACGCTGGCCAGCAACCCCTGCTTCGTTGCCGGCGGCGACTGGCCACATGGCATGCCCGAGGCGACCTTCAACGCCTTTGTCGACGCCTGCCGGCAAGACCCGCGCGCCACCCGCAAGCGCTTCAGCCTGCTCTGCAGCCAGGGCGCCGAGACCGCGCGTGATCTGGCGCGCCAGTTGCTGGCCGGCGCACCGCAGCTGGCGCCCGAGGTGCTGCTGGCTGGGCTGGAGGTGCTGGGCAATTTCGATGGGCGCAGTGCCATCCAGCGCTTCGCCGGGCCGCAGTTGCATCTGCTGGCCGGCGCCGATGCGCTGGTGCCGGCCGAGGTGGCCGGCGACCTGCTGGCGCTGCAGCCGGATATCGAGGTCGGCCTGATCGAAGACGTCAGCCATGCCTTCGTGCTGGAGCGGCCCCATGAAGTGGCGGCGGCGATCCTGGCGTTCCTCAGCGAGGGCGGAGATGACTGA
- a CDS encoding DUF4166 domain-containing protein: protein MQSVERWFGDGFSQLHPLLQQLHRQGGSLQGKIDLHLGKGLAGLLGRRLAGRLGIPLEHPQVELKVIIHSSGATLHWDRYFATAAPLLSTFHPHGCWPAGYWLETTGSVRLALAVDIHAGGWYWRPLKAWLHGVRVPLWLLPRTSAYKRIDNGRYHFHVGFALPLLGTLFSYSGTLSLSEQSPRNL, encoded by the coding sequence ATGCAAAGTGTCGAGCGCTGGTTCGGCGATGGCTTCAGCCAGCTTCATCCGTTGCTGCAGCAGCTGCATCGACAAGGCGGCAGTCTGCAGGGCAAGATTGATCTGCACCTGGGTAAAGGCCTGGCCGGCCTGCTCGGCAGGCGCCTGGCTGGTCGCCTAGGCATTCCTCTGGAGCATCCTCAGGTCGAGCTCAAGGTGATAATCCATTCCAGCGGCGCAACCCTGCACTGGGATCGTTACTTCGCCACGGCCGCTCCCCTGCTATCCACCTTTCATCCCCACGGCTGCTGGCCAGCGGGTTATTGGCTCGAGACAACCGGTAGTGTGCGCCTGGCCCTGGCGGTGGATATCCATGCCGGCGGCTGGTACTGGCGCCCACTCAAGGCCTGGCTGCATGGCGTACGCGTGCCACTCTGGTTGCTGCCGCGCACCAGCGCCTATAAACGTATCGACAACGGCCGCTACCACTTCCATGTCGGCTTTGCCTTGCCACTGCTGGGTACGCTGTTCAGCTACAGCGGCACGCTGAGCCTCAGCGAACAGTCACCTCGCAACCTGTAA
- a CDS encoding N-acetyltransferase: protein MRVVQAGVNDLDELVGLFAGYLEFYEVPRAAGEIAKFIGARLQRGDSTLFIARNEQGVAQGFVQLYPLFSSLSMAPAWLLNDLYVAPSARRQGVAEALMNAARAHGVATGACGLQLETAKTNLGGQALYEKLGYVRDEVFYTYWLSLAD from the coding sequence ATGCGCGTGGTACAAGCGGGTGTAAATGATCTGGATGAATTGGTCGGCCTGTTCGCTGGCTACCTGGAGTTCTACGAGGTGCCCAGGGCGGCCGGGGAGATCGCCAAGTTCATCGGCGCGCGCCTGCAGCGCGGCGATTCGACCCTGTTTATCGCCCGCAATGAGCAGGGCGTGGCGCAGGGCTTCGTGCAGCTATATCCCTTGTTTTCCTCGCTGAGTATGGCGCCGGCCTGGCTGCTCAACGATCTGTATGTGGCACCCAGTGCGCGCCGCCAGGGCGTCGCCGAGGCGCTGATGAATGCCGCCCGCGCCCACGGCGTGGCCACGGGCGCCTGTGGCCTGCAGCTGGAGACGGCAAAGACCAACCTGGGCGGCCAGGCCCTCTATGAAAAGCTAGGCTATGTACGAGATGAGGTGTTTTATACCTATTGGCTGAGCCTGGCGGATTGA
- the bioB gene encoding biotin synthase BioB, with amino-acid sequence MSASISSVTRHDWSLAEVKALFEQPFNDLLFQAQTVHRAHFDANRVQVSTLLSIKTGACPEDCKYCPQSGHYNTGLDKEKLMEVQKVLEAAAEAKAIGSTRFCMGAAWKHPSAKDMPYVLKMVEGVKKLGLETCMTLGKLDQEQTRALAEAGLDYYNHNLDTSPEFYGNIITTRTYSERLQTLAYVRESGMKICSGGILGMGESLDDRAGLLIQLANLPEHPESVPINMLVKVKGTPLAEEQDVDPFDFIRMLAVARIMMPKSHVRLSAGREAMNEQMQALAFMAGANSIFYGEKLLTTKNPQASKDMQLFARLGIKPEEREEHADEVHQAAIEQALVEQRDSKLFYDATSA; translated from the coding sequence ATGAGTGCCAGCATTTCTTCCGTCACCCGTCACGACTGGAGCCTCGCCGAGGTCAAGGCACTGTTCGAACAGCCGTTCAACGACCTGCTGTTCCAGGCCCAGACCGTACACCGCGCGCATTTCGACGCCAACCGCGTGCAGGTCTCGACCCTGCTGTCGATCAAGACCGGCGCCTGCCCGGAAGACTGCAAGTACTGCCCGCAGTCCGGCCACTACAACACCGGCCTGGACAAGGAAAAGCTGATGGAAGTGCAGAAGGTGCTGGAGGCCGCCGCCGAGGCCAAGGCCATCGGTTCCACCCGCTTCTGCATGGGCGCGGCGTGGAAGCACCCGTCGGCCAAGGACATGCCCTACGTGTTGAAGATGGTCGAGGGCGTGAAGAAGCTCGGCCTGGAAACCTGCATGACCCTGGGCAAGCTCGACCAGGAACAGACCCGCGCCCTGGCCGAGGCCGGCCTCGACTACTACAACCACAACCTGGATACCTCGCCGGAGTTCTACGGCAACATCATCACCACCCGCACCTACAGCGAGCGCCTGCAGACCCTGGCCTACGTGCGTGAGTCGGGGATGAAGATCTGCTCCGGCGGCATCCTCGGCATGGGCGAGTCGCTCGACGACCGCGCCGGCCTGCTGATCCAGCTGGCCAACCTGCCGGAGCACCCGGAAAGTGTGCCGATCAACATGCTGGTCAAGGTCAAGGGCACGCCGCTGGCCGAGGAGCAGGACGTCGATCCGTTCGACTTCATTCGCATGCTGGCCGTGGCGCGGATCATGATGCCGAAATCCCACGTGCGCCTGTCCGCCGGCCGCGAGGCGATGAACGAGCAGATGCAGGCTCTGGCCTTTATGGCCGGCGCCAACTCGATCTTCTACGGCGAGAAGCTGCTGACCACCAAGAACCCGCAGGCGAGCAAGGACATGCAGCTGTTCGCCCGTCTTGGCATCAAGCCGGAAGAGCGCGAAGAGCATGCCGACGAAGTACACCAGGCGGCCATCGAGCAGGCGCTGGTCGAGCAGCGCGACTCCAAGCTGTTCTACGACGCCACCTCGGCCTAA
- the bioC gene encoding malonyl-ACP O-methyltransferase BioC, translating into MTDWHEQSGLPDKRRVAESFSRAAHSYDSVAALQRAVGVELLARLPLQLAPQCWLDLGCGTGHFSRVLAARFPGAEGVALDLAEGMLRHARPLGGAQQFVAGDAESLPLRDGCCDLLFSSLAVQWCGDFSAVLDEARRVLRPGGVLAFTSLCVGTLQELRDSWQAVDGLVHVNRFRRFADYQQLCADSGLQVLGLERRAQRLHFPDLRELTHELKALGAHNLNPGRPGGLTGRARIRALVEAYEVFRQPEGLPATYQVVYGVLHKPL; encoded by the coding sequence ATGACTGACTGGCACGAACAGAGCGGTTTGCCGGACAAGCGCCGGGTCGCGGAGTCCTTTTCCCGCGCGGCGCACAGCTACGACAGCGTCGCCGCCCTGCAGCGCGCCGTGGGTGTCGAACTGCTGGCGCGCCTGCCGCTGCAGCTGGCGCCGCAGTGCTGGCTGGACCTGGGTTGCGGCACCGGGCATTTCAGTCGGGTGCTGGCGGCGCGCTTCCCTGGTGCCGAGGGCGTGGCTCTGGATCTGGCCGAAGGCATGCTGCGGCACGCTCGGCCGCTGGGTGGTGCGCAGCAATTCGTCGCCGGTGATGCCGAGAGTCTGCCGCTGCGCGATGGCTGCTGCGATCTGCTGTTTTCCAGCCTGGCGGTGCAGTGGTGTGGCGATTTCTCCGCCGTGCTCGACGAAGCGCGCCGCGTGCTCAGGCCCGGCGGCGTGCTGGCTTTCACCAGTCTGTGTGTCGGCACCCTGCAGGAGCTGCGCGACAGCTGGCAGGCGGTGGATGGTTTGGTTCACGTCAATCGATTCCGCCGTTTCGCCGACTACCAGCAGCTGTGTGCCGACAGCGGCTTGCAGGTGCTCGGACTGGAGCGCCGGGCGCAGCGCCTGCACTTCCCCGATCTGCGCGAGCTGACCCATGAACTCAAGGCGCTCGGCGCACACAACCTCAATCCGGGGCGCCCTGGCGGCCTGACCGGGCGGGCGCGGATTCGCGCGCTGGTCGAGGCCTATGAGGTTTTCCGCCAGCCCGAGGGCCTGCCAGCCACCTACCAGGTGGTCTATGGCGTGCTGCACAAGCCATTGTAG
- a CDS encoding serine/threonine protein kinase, which produces MSHPFATLTPDLVLDAVESLGYLSDARVLALNSYENRVYQVGIEDETPLIAKFYRPARWSDAAIREEHAFSAELADCEIPVVAPLVRDGETLFEHAGFRFALFPRRGGRAPEPGNLDQLYRLGQLLGRLHAVGASRPFAHREALGVVNFGHESLATLMDGNFIPRSLLPAYESVARDLLKRLDQLFASVRYTPIRLHGDCHPGNLLCRDDSFHIVDLDDCRMGPAVQDIWMMLAGERHERLGQLAELVDGYNEFHDFASRELPLIEGLRALRLMHYSAWLARRWDDPAFPMSFPWFGTERYWGEQILMLREQMAALDEEPLKLF; this is translated from the coding sequence ATGTCCCATCCTTTCGCCACGCTCACCCCCGACCTGGTGCTGGATGCCGTGGAGAGCCTCGGCTACCTCAGCGACGCCCGCGTGCTAGCCCTCAACAGCTACGAAAACCGCGTCTACCAGGTGGGCATTGAGGACGAGACGCCGCTGATCGCCAAGTTCTATCGCCCGGCACGCTGGAGCGATGCGGCGATCCGCGAGGAGCATGCCTTCAGCGCGGAACTGGCCGACTGCGAAATCCCGGTGGTGGCGCCCCTGGTGCGCGACGGCGAGACCCTGTTCGAGCACGCGGGCTTTCGCTTCGCCCTGTTCCCACGCCGCGGCGGTCGCGCCCCGGAGCCGGGCAACCTCGACCAACTGTATCGCCTCGGCCAACTGCTCGGGCGCCTGCACGCGGTCGGCGCCAGCCGCCCGTTCGCCCATCGCGAAGCGCTGGGCGTGGTCAACTTCGGTCACGAATCGCTGGCGACCCTGATGGATGGCAACTTCATCCCGCGCAGCCTGCTGCCGGCCTACGAGTCGGTAGCGCGCGACCTGCTCAAGCGCCTCGACCAGCTGTTCGCCAGCGTGCGCTACACGCCGATCCGCCTGCACGGCGACTGCCATCCGGGCAACCTGCTGTGCCGCGACGACAGCTTCCATATCGTCGACCTCGACGACTGCCGCATGGGCCCGGCGGTGCAGGACATCTGGATGATGCTCGCCGGCGAACGCCACGAGCGCCTCGGGCAACTGGCCGAACTGGTCGACGGCTACAACGAGTTCCACGACTTCGCCAGCCGCGAACTGCCACTGATCGAAGGCCTGCGCGCCCTCCGCCTGATGCACTACAGCGCCTGGCTGGCTAGGCGCTGGGACGATCCGGCCTTCCCCATGAGTTTCCCCTGGTTCGGCACGGAACGTTACTGGGGCGAACAGATATTGATGTTGCGCGAGCAGATGGCGGCGCTGGATGAAGAGCCGCTGAAGCTGTTCTAG
- the rarD gene encoding EamA family transporter RarD — MATANPQRGYLLGIIAYTIWGLFPLYFKAIQNVPALEIIVHRALWSALFGAALLLAWKHPGWLRELRNNPRRLGVLAISGMLIASNWLVYVWAVNNGRMLEASLGYYINPLINVLLGMLLLGERLRRLQWLAVGLAALGVLQQLWQVGSIPWVSLVLALTFGFYGLIRKQAPVAALPGLVVETWLLLPLALGWLLWHPAAMSTQGAFWSTSQALWLIAAGPITLVPLLCFNAAARHLPYTTLGFLQYLAPTLVMLQAILLFDEHLDPSKLLAFICIWAGLALYSLDIWISLRRRQVA; from the coding sequence ATGGCCACCGCCAACCCGCAACGCGGGTATCTGCTGGGCATCATCGCCTACACCATCTGGGGTCTGTTTCCGCTGTATTTCAAAGCCATCCAGAACGTGCCGGCGCTGGAGATCATCGTTCATCGCGCGCTGTGGTCGGCGCTGTTCGGCGCCGCCCTGCTGCTGGCGTGGAAGCACCCGGGCTGGCTGCGTGAACTGCGCAATAACCCCAGGCGCCTGGGTGTGCTGGCGATCAGTGGCATGCTGATCGCCAGCAACTGGCTGGTCTATGTCTGGGCGGTGAACAACGGGCGCATGCTCGAAGCCAGCCTTGGCTATTACATCAACCCGTTGATCAACGTGCTGCTCGGTATGCTGCTGCTCGGCGAACGCCTGCGCCGCCTGCAGTGGCTGGCCGTGGGCCTGGCCGCGCTGGGCGTGCTGCAGCAGTTGTGGCAGGTGGGCAGCATTCCCTGGGTCTCGCTGGTGCTGGCGCTGACTTTCGGTTTCTACGGGCTGATCCGCAAGCAGGCGCCGGTGGCCGCCCTGCCTGGCCTGGTGGTGGAAACCTGGCTGCTGCTGCCGCTGGCACTCGGCTGGCTGCTCTGGCATCCGGCGGCGATGAGCACGCAAGGTGCATTCTGGAGCACCTCGCAGGCGCTGTGGCTGATCGCCGCCGGGCCGATCACCCTGGTGCCGCTGTTGTGCTTCAACGCCGCCGCGCGCCATCTGCCCTACACCACCCTGGGCTTCTTGCAATACCTGGCGCCGACCCTGGTGATGCTGCAGGCGATCTTGCTGTTCGACGAGCATCTCGACCCGAGCAAGCTGCTGGCCTTTATCTGCATCTGGGCCGGATTGGCGCTGTATAGCCTGGATATCTGGATCAGTCTGCGGCGCCGGCAGGTGGCCTGA